The following are from one region of the Georgenia sp. M64 genome:
- a CDS encoding PAC2 family protein, with product MRDPHELYTLAARPQESTPVLVHAMRGSLDAGHAGALVSRHLLGSLQVERVATFEPDELVDYRSRRPAMTFEDWRFTEYDEPVIALDLLRDDEGTALLLLHGPEPDLQWDRFTAAVVGLVEDLGVERTIGVHGIPMAVPHTRPTTVTSHASRSGLVDTQRHFMGTVQVPGNIAALLELRLGRAGHDALGFAAHVPHYLAQAEYPLAAAELVRQIAAHAGLALPVGELEAAAAETAAQIEAQVSASAEVGAVVHALEQQYDAFMEAAAQPNQKTLLADHGDMPTAEQIGAELEAFLAEHAGGRPEDDPEA from the coding sequence ATGCGCGACCCCCATGAGCTCTACACGCTGGCCGCCCGGCCGCAGGAGTCCACCCCCGTGCTCGTGCACGCCATGCGGGGCTCCCTCGACGCCGGGCACGCCGGCGCGCTGGTCTCGCGGCACCTCCTCGGCTCCCTCCAGGTCGAGCGGGTCGCCACCTTCGAGCCCGACGAGCTGGTCGACTACCGCTCGCGGCGCCCTGCCATGACCTTCGAGGACTGGCGGTTCACGGAGTACGACGAGCCGGTCATCGCGCTGGACCTCCTGCGCGACGACGAGGGCACCGCGCTGCTGCTCCTCCACGGCCCCGAGCCCGACCTGCAGTGGGACCGCTTCACCGCCGCGGTCGTCGGCCTCGTCGAGGACCTCGGCGTCGAGCGGACGATCGGCGTGCACGGCATCCCGATGGCGGTCCCGCACACCCGCCCGACGACGGTGACGTCGCACGCCAGCCGGAGCGGTCTCGTGGACACCCAGCGTCACTTCATGGGCACCGTCCAGGTGCCCGGCAACATCGCGGCCCTGCTGGAGCTCCGGCTCGGGCGGGCCGGGCACGACGCGCTGGGCTTCGCCGCGCACGTCCCGCACTACCTCGCCCAGGCCGAGTACCCCCTCGCGGCCGCCGAGCTCGTCCGGCAGATCGCGGCGCACGCCGGCCTCGCGCTGCCCGTGGGTGAGCTGGAGGCCGCAGCGGCCGAGACGGCCGCGCAGATCGAGGCACAGGTCTCGGCGTCGGCCGAGGTCGGCGCCGTCGTCCACGCGCTCGAGCAGCAGTACGACGCCTTCATGGAGGCCGCGGCCCAGCCGAACCAGAAGACCCTCCTCGCCGACCACGGGGACATGCCCACGGCCGAGCAGATCGGCGCCGAGCTGGAGGCGTTCCTCGCCGAGCACGCGGGCGGGCGTCCCGAGGACGACCCCGAGGCCTGA